From the genome of Rathayibacter sp. VKM Ac-2759, one region includes:
- a CDS encoding ribonuclease J → MRITPLGGLGEIGRNMTVFEHKGKLLIVDCGVLFPEENQPGIDVILPDFAAIRSRLKDIEAIVLTHGHEDHIGGVPYLLKERGDIPIIASTFTLALISAKLQEHRITPRTRPVKEGDRVDAGVFDLEFLAVNHSIPDGLAVAIRTEAGLVLHTGDFKMDQFPLDGRTTDLPGFARLGDEGVDLFLVDSTNADVPGFAISEGDLAPAIDQVFRTAPRRIVVSSFASHVHRIQQVLDAAHKHGRKVAFVGRSMVRNMGIAAELGYLKIPAGLVVDMKVLEKLPATEIVMICTGSQGEPMAALSRMANKDHIIDIGPGDTVLLASSLIPGNENAIYRIINAFTRWGATVVHKGNAKVHVSGHASAGELAYCYNILRPTAVLPVHGEWRHLTANAAIATRTGIDEKNVFVIEDGVSIDLVKGRSRVSGRIPADQILVDGTTMGVATEDAMIDRRVLAEEGAITVLAIVDLDRGTLGEPVEFFTRGFVEEPGWKDNASKAIDDAVLQAAGKPTEREAIEALITRTLGRWLTRRHRRNPVITTIVVEE, encoded by the coding sequence ATGCGCATCACTCCGCTCGGCGGACTCGGCGAGATCGGTCGCAACATGACCGTCTTCGAGCACAAGGGCAAGCTGCTCATCGTCGACTGCGGCGTCCTCTTCCCCGAGGAGAACCAGCCCGGCATCGACGTGATCCTCCCCGACTTCGCCGCGATCCGCTCGCGCCTGAAGGACATCGAGGCGATCGTGCTCACCCACGGTCACGAGGACCACATCGGCGGCGTCCCCTACCTCCTCAAGGAGCGCGGCGACATCCCGATCATCGCCTCGACCTTCACGCTCGCGCTGATCAGCGCGAAGCTGCAGGAGCACCGCATCACCCCGCGCACCCGCCCGGTCAAGGAGGGCGACCGCGTCGACGCGGGCGTCTTCGACCTCGAGTTCCTCGCGGTGAACCACTCCATCCCCGACGGCCTCGCCGTCGCGATCCGCACCGAGGCCGGCCTCGTGCTGCACACCGGCGACTTCAAGATGGACCAGTTCCCGCTCGACGGGCGCACCACCGACCTCCCCGGCTTCGCGCGCCTCGGCGACGAGGGAGTCGACCTCTTCCTCGTCGACTCGACCAACGCCGACGTGCCCGGCTTCGCGATCTCGGAGGGCGACCTCGCCCCCGCGATCGACCAGGTGTTCCGCACCGCCCCGCGCCGCATCGTCGTCTCGAGCTTCGCGAGCCACGTCCACCGCATCCAGCAGGTGCTCGACGCCGCCCACAAGCACGGCCGCAAGGTCGCCTTCGTCGGCCGCTCGATGGTGCGCAACATGGGCATCGCCGCCGAGCTCGGCTACCTCAAGATCCCCGCGGGCCTCGTGGTCGACATGAAGGTGCTCGAGAAGCTCCCGGCGACCGAGATCGTGATGATCTGCACCGGGTCGCAGGGCGAGCCGATGGCCGCGCTGTCGCGCATGGCCAACAAGGACCACATCATCGACATCGGCCCGGGCGACACCGTGCTGCTGGCCAGCTCGCTCATCCCCGGCAACGAGAACGCGATCTACCGGATCATCAACGCGTTCACCCGCTGGGGCGCCACCGTCGTGCACAAGGGCAACGCCAAGGTGCACGTCTCGGGTCACGCCAGCGCGGGCGAGCTCGCCTACTGCTACAACATCCTCCGCCCGACCGCCGTGCTCCCCGTGCACGGCGAGTGGCGCCACCTCACCGCCAACGCGGCGATCGCGACCCGCACCGGGATCGACGAGAAGAACGTCTTCGTCATCGAGGACGGCGTCTCGATCGACCTCGTCAAGGGCCGCTCGCGCGTCAGCGGACGCATCCCGGCCGACCAGATCCTGGTCGACGGCACCACGATGGGCGTCGCCACCGAGGACGCGATGATCGACCGCCGCGTGCTCGCGGAGGAGGGCGCCATCACGGTGCTCGCCATCGTCGACCTCGACCGCGGCACGCTCGGCGAGCCGGTCGAGTTCTTCACCCGCGGCTTCGTCGAGGAGCCGGGCTGGAAGGACAACGCCAGCAAGGCGATCGACGACGCGGTGCTGCAGGCCGCCGGCAAGCCGACCGAGCGCGAGGCGATCGAGGCCCTGATCACCCGCACCCTCGGTCGCTGGCTGACCCGCCGCCACCGCCGCAACCCGGTGATCACCACCATCGTCGTCGAGGAGTAG
- a CDS encoding dihydrofolate reductase family protein, translated as MRTLTAGLFMSVDGVVEWPNLFQFDSFDAELGAMMGRMIGSVDTAVLGRAGYEEWSQYWPSAPADDPFGSFINPIEKYVASTTLRGPLEWNATLIEGDVAEFLTRLKQTDGGEISLFSSISLTRSLLFAGVLDELTLMIHPVIAGAGRRLFEPGDPATRLELRDSVTTSAGNAVLTYAVRAT; from the coding sequence ATGCGCACGCTCACCGCGGGGCTCTTCATGTCGGTCGACGGGGTCGTCGAGTGGCCGAACCTCTTCCAGTTCGACAGCTTCGACGCCGAGCTGGGCGCGATGATGGGGCGGATGATCGGCTCCGTCGACACCGCCGTCCTCGGGCGCGCGGGCTACGAGGAGTGGTCGCAGTACTGGCCGAGCGCGCCGGCCGACGACCCGTTCGGCTCCTTCATCAACCCGATCGAGAAGTACGTCGCCTCGACGACCCTCCGAGGCCCGCTCGAGTGGAACGCGACTCTCATCGAGGGCGATGTCGCCGAGTTCCTCACGCGCCTCAAGCAGACCGACGGAGGCGAGATCTCGCTCTTCTCGAGCATCTCGCTGACCCGCTCGCTGCTCTTCGCGGGCGTGCTCGACGAGCTGACCCTGATGATCCACCCCGTGATCGCCGGCGCCGGTCGCCGCCTGTTCGAGCCGGGCGACCCGGCGACGCGGCTGGAGCTGCGCGACTCCGTCACCACCAGCGCCGGCAACGCGGTGCTCACCTACGCTGTGCGCGCGACCTGA
- a CDS encoding RES domain-containing protein, with amino-acid sequence MLVYRVFGHDPHAPAGEPGHEDFVYRPAQGASRLDNASSYVTWYYGFTPEVAVGEAFGDLAQWSDDMFETPWLPTGRRVLGTFEIPDATPLLDLDDAANLVERSLRPTQVVTRVRSTSQSWALNIFREQRNGGRRWDGVRWWSYHRPQWTVFGIWTVDPDPPLHRLVKVERLARTHPAVASAQGTLAKLWH; translated from the coding sequence GTGCTGGTCTACCGGGTCTTCGGACACGATCCTCACGCGCCCGCGGGAGAGCCCGGACACGAGGACTTCGTGTACCGACCGGCGCAAGGTGCTTCACGGCTGGACAACGCGTCGTCGTACGTGACCTGGTACTACGGCTTCACCCCTGAAGTGGCCGTCGGCGAGGCCTTCGGGGATCTGGCGCAGTGGTCGGACGACATGTTCGAGACCCCGTGGCTCCCCACCGGTCGCCGAGTGCTCGGGACGTTCGAGATCCCGGATGCCACACCACTCCTCGACCTCGACGACGCCGCCAACCTCGTCGAGCGTTCGCTGCGGCCGACTCAGGTCGTCACGCGAGTGCGATCGACGAGCCAGTCCTGGGCCCTGAACATATTCCGAGAGCAGCGAAACGGCGGTCGGCGATGGGATGGAGTCCGCTGGTGGTCCTACCATCGGCCGCAGTGGACCGTCTTCGGGATCTGGACGGTGGACCCCGATCCGCCGCTGCACCGCCTCGTGAAGGTGGAACGCCTTGCGAGGACTCACCCTGCGGTCGCTTCGGCGCAGGGCACGCTCGCCAAGCTCTGGCACTAG
- a CDS encoding amino acid permease: MRTARPGGLRAWLLEGLRENAGTHPGPHSTTEKTHSWWRVMCLTGVDYFSTLGYQPAIAALAAGLLSPLATIVLVLLTLFGALPVYRRVARESFRGEGSIAMLERLLPWWGGKLFVLVLLGFAATDFMITITLSAADATAHAVENPFAPEWFHGAEVPLTLGLITLLAIVFLRGFREAITIAVVLVAAFLVLNAVVIVVALAHVAENPVVVSDWWSALNTQHGNPLIMVGIALIVFPKLALGLSGFETGVAVMPQIRGEAGDTEADPAGRIRGAKRLLITAAVTMSAFLITSSFVTTLLIPQAEFRSGGQANGRALAYLAHEYLGEAFGTVYDISTICILWFAGASAMAGLLNIVPRYLPRYGMAPQWAAAVRPLVLVFTVIAFVITILFRADVDAQGGAYATGVLVLITSASVAVFLSAKRKKQRKRSIGFAVIALVFVYTTVVNVVERPDGVRIAGVFILGILTVSLISRVQRSFQLRATSVTFDAAALDFVTSDADEYGVIRVLANEPDDGSEAEYRQKLAEEHQHSNLPRRSPVLFLEVQATDSSDFEEDLQVRGEVRHGFRVLTVTSGTIPNTIATVLLEIRDLTGVIPEVYFEWTEGDPLTNMFRFLITGTGEVAPVTREVLRRSEPRRSRRPGVHVG, encoded by the coding sequence CTGCGCACGGCGCGTCCCGGCGGCCTGCGGGCGTGGCTGCTCGAGGGCCTGCGCGAGAACGCGGGCACCCATCCCGGCCCGCACTCCACCACCGAGAAGACGCACTCGTGGTGGCGGGTGATGTGCCTGACCGGCGTCGACTACTTCTCGACCCTGGGCTACCAGCCCGCGATCGCGGCGCTGGCCGCAGGGCTCCTCTCGCCGCTCGCGACGATCGTGCTCGTGCTGCTGACGTTGTTCGGTGCGCTGCCGGTCTACCGCCGGGTCGCGAGGGAGAGCTTCCGCGGCGAGGGCTCGATCGCGATGCTCGAGCGGCTGCTGCCGTGGTGGGGCGGCAAGCTCTTCGTGCTGGTGCTGCTGGGCTTCGCGGCGACCGACTTCATGATCACGATCACGCTGAGCGCGGCCGACGCCACGGCCCACGCGGTCGAGAACCCGTTCGCCCCGGAGTGGTTCCACGGCGCCGAGGTGCCGCTCACCCTGGGCCTGATCACCCTGCTCGCGATCGTGTTCCTCCGCGGCTTCAGGGAGGCGATCACGATCGCGGTCGTGCTCGTCGCGGCGTTCCTCGTGCTCAACGCCGTCGTGATCGTCGTCGCGCTCGCGCACGTCGCCGAGAACCCGGTGGTCGTCAGCGACTGGTGGTCGGCCCTGAACACGCAGCACGGCAACCCGCTGATCATGGTGGGCATCGCGCTGATCGTGTTCCCCAAGCTCGCGCTCGGGCTCTCGGGGTTCGAGACCGGCGTGGCCGTGATGCCGCAGATCCGCGGTGAGGCGGGCGACACCGAGGCGGACCCGGCCGGCCGGATCCGCGGCGCCAAGCGGCTGCTGATCACGGCCGCGGTCACGATGTCGGCGTTCCTGATCACGTCGAGCTTCGTCACGACCCTGCTGATCCCGCAGGCCGAGTTCCGGTCGGGCGGGCAGGCGAACGGCCGCGCCCTGGCCTACCTCGCGCACGAGTACCTCGGTGAGGCGTTCGGCACCGTCTACGACATCAGCACGATCTGCATCCTCTGGTTCGCGGGCGCCTCGGCGATGGCGGGGCTGCTCAACATCGTGCCGCGCTACCTCCCGCGCTACGGGATGGCACCGCAATGGGCCGCCGCCGTCCGCCCGCTCGTGCTGGTGTTCACGGTCATCGCCTTCGTCATCACCATCCTCTTCAGGGCCGACGTCGACGCCCAGGGCGGGGCCTACGCCACCGGCGTGCTGGTGCTGATCACCTCCGCGTCCGTCGCCGTGTTCCTCTCGGCCAAGCGCAAGAAGCAGCGCAAGCGCTCGATCGGATTCGCGGTCATCGCGCTGGTCTTCGTCTACACGACGGTGGTCAACGTGGTCGAGCGGCCCGACGGCGTGCGGATCGCGGGCGTGTTCATCCTCGGCATCCTCACGGTGTCCCTGATCTCGCGGGTCCAGCGCTCGTTCCAGCTGCGGGCGACGTCGGTGACCTTCGACGCCGCCGCGCTCGACTTCGTCACCTCCGACGCCGACGAGTACGGCGTGATCCGCGTGCTCGCGAACGAGCCCGACGACGGCTCCGAGGCCGAGTACCGGCAGAAGCTGGCGGAGGAGCACCAGCACAGCAACCTGCCGCGGCGCTCGCCGGTGCTGTTCCTCGAGGTGCAGGCGACCGACTCGTCCGACTTCGAGGAGGACCTGCAGGTGCGCGGCGAGGTCCGGCACGGGTTCCGCGTGCTGACGGTCACCTCCGGCACCATCCCGAACACGATCGCGACGGTGCTGCTCGAGATCCGCGATCTGACCGGGGTGATCCCCGAGGTCTACTTCGAGTGGACCGAGGGCGACCCGCTGACCAACATGTTCCGCTTCCTGATCACCGGCACCGGCGAGGTGGCGCCGGTCACCCGCGAGGTGCTGCGCCGCTCCGAGCCGCGCCGCTCGCGGCGGCCGGGCGTGCACGTGGGCTGA
- a CDS encoding MFS transporter — translation MSTDTTESRDAKGPVRSLVPARIDRLPWTRFHWSIVVGLGFSWVLDGLEIQIVASAGFAKEFDLSAAQVGVLGTVYLVGQIVGALIFGRLSDRLGRRKLFILTLVIYLVASGLAGLAPNYLFLAVFRFFAGMGIGGEYAAINSAIDELIPSKYRGRVDIAINGTYWGGAALGSAANLFFLNDQIFAENVGWRLGFFLGPILGLAIIYLRRHIPESPRWLMTHGREEEAERTVDEIERRVTAEGGTIEPVDDSKAITVKATESIPFRTIARVLIRQYPKRTLVGATMMITQSFLYNAIFFTYALVLENFYGVEQSAVSYFFFPFAIGNLVGPLVLGHLFDVWGRRKMIFLTYGISGAVLALSALLFSMDVLTATTQTVLWCVSFFFASAGASSAYLTVSEIFPLELRSQAISYFFTLGQIAGAVAPTLYGVLIGDGSDRGPLTVGYYVGAAVMIVGGVVALVFGVDAERRSLESITEPLSTVRD, via the coding sequence ATGTCGACGGATACGACCGAGTCTCGTGACGCGAAGGGTCCGGTGCGCAGCCTCGTCCCGGCCCGCATCGACAGGCTCCCGTGGACGCGGTTCCACTGGTCGATCGTGGTCGGACTCGGCTTCTCGTGGGTGCTCGACGGCCTCGAGATCCAGATCGTCGCGAGCGCCGGGTTCGCGAAGGAGTTCGACCTCTCGGCCGCGCAGGTGGGTGTGCTCGGGACGGTCTACCTGGTCGGCCAGATCGTCGGGGCGCTGATCTTCGGGCGGCTCAGCGACCGGCTCGGGCGGCGCAAGCTCTTCATCCTCACCCTGGTGATCTACCTCGTCGCCAGCGGGCTGGCGGGTCTCGCGCCGAACTACCTGTTCCTCGCCGTGTTCCGCTTCTTCGCGGGCATGGGCATCGGCGGCGAGTACGCGGCGATCAACTCGGCCATCGACGAGCTCATCCCGTCGAAGTACCGCGGCCGGGTCGACATCGCGATCAACGGCACGTACTGGGGAGGCGCGGCGCTCGGCTCCGCGGCGAACCTGTTCTTCCTCAACGACCAGATCTTCGCCGAGAACGTCGGCTGGCGCCTCGGCTTCTTCCTCGGTCCGATCCTCGGGCTCGCGATCATCTACCTCCGCCGGCACATCCCCGAGAGCCCGCGCTGGCTGATGACGCACGGCCGCGAGGAGGAGGCGGAGCGCACGGTCGACGAGATCGAGCGCCGGGTCACGGCCGAGGGAGGCACGATCGAGCCGGTCGACGACTCGAAGGCCATCACGGTCAAGGCGACCGAGAGCATCCCGTTCCGCACCATCGCGCGCGTGCTGATCAGGCAGTACCCGAAGCGGACGCTGGTCGGCGCGACCATGATGATCACGCAGTCCTTCCTCTACAACGCGATCTTCTTCACCTACGCGCTGGTGCTCGAGAACTTCTACGGAGTGGAGCAGAGCGCGGTCTCGTACTTCTTCTTCCCGTTCGCGATCGGCAACCTGGTCGGCCCGCTGGTACTCGGCCACCTCTTCGACGTGTGGGGCCGGCGGAAGATGATCTTCCTCACCTACGGGATCTCGGGCGCCGTGCTCGCGCTCTCGGCACTGCTGTTCAGCATGGACGTGCTGACGGCGACGACGCAGACGGTCCTCTGGTGCGTGTCGTTCTTCTTCGCCTCGGCGGGCGCCTCGAGCGCGTACCTCACGGTGAGCGAGATCTTCCCGCTCGAGCTGCGCAGCCAGGCGATCTCGTACTTCTTCACCCTCGGCCAGATCGCCGGTGCCGTGGCGCCCACCCTCTACGGCGTGCTGATCGGCGACGGCAGCGACCGCGGCCCCCTCACCGTCGGCTACTACGTCGGCGCGGCCGTGATGATCGTGGGCGGAGTCGTCGCGCTCGTCTTCGGCGTCGACGCCGAGCGCCGCAGCCTCGAGAGCATCACCGAGCCGCTGTCGACGGTGCGCGACTGA
- a CDS encoding SMP-30/gluconolactonase/LRE family protein, with product MIDATPAGTPSYVLSEGPVWDAGTGRVTWVDIESGAVLSAPLTAEGIGAISRTDVGEQVGCALPLGDGRVLVALTRRLAILEVDGSLTRGSELLPEGHRFNDGSIDPQGRLVVGSLTLGESVGDDVLLRLEHDGSVTVLDHDLRLSNGLGWSPDGSLMYSVDTESGVVYRRAYPDGARETFLEPEEGVFIDGMTVDAEGRLWCAIWGGSGVRVYDSEGKLLEGEGISVDAPHVSSIAFAGDGLDVAVVSSASRDLSADERAAHAAAGGLWLARPGARGLPATRWVETRLP from the coding sequence ATGATCGACGCGACGCCTGCGGGCACCCCTTCCTACGTCCTCAGCGAGGGCCCCGTCTGGGACGCCGGCACCGGCCGCGTCACCTGGGTCGACATCGAGTCGGGCGCCGTGCTCTCGGCGCCCCTCACCGCGGAGGGGATCGGAGCGATCTCGCGCACCGACGTGGGCGAGCAGGTCGGCTGCGCCCTGCCGCTGGGCGACGGGCGCGTGCTCGTCGCGCTGACCCGGCGCCTCGCGATCCTCGAGGTCGACGGCTCGCTCACCCGCGGCTCCGAGCTGCTGCCCGAGGGGCACCGCTTCAACGACGGATCGATCGACCCGCAGGGCCGGCTCGTGGTCGGCTCGCTGACCCTCGGCGAGTCCGTGGGCGACGATGTGCTCCTCCGCCTCGAGCACGACGGCTCGGTGACGGTGCTCGACCACGACCTGAGGCTCTCCAACGGCCTCGGCTGGTCGCCCGACGGGTCGCTGATGTACTCGGTCGACACCGAGTCCGGAGTCGTCTACCGCCGGGCGTACCCCGACGGCGCCCGCGAGACGTTCCTCGAGCCGGAGGAGGGCGTGTTCATCGACGGGATGACGGTCGACGCGGAGGGCCGGCTGTGGTGCGCGATCTGGGGCGGCAGCGGCGTACGGGTCTACGACTCCGAGGGGAAGCTGCTCGAGGGCGAGGGGATCTCGGTCGACGCGCCGCACGTCTCGAGCATCGCGTTCGCGGGCGACGGGCTCGATGTGGCGGTCGTCTCCTCCGCCTCGCGCGACCTGTCGGCCGACGAGCGGGCGGCGCACGCCGCGGCGGGCGGACTGTGGCTGGCGCGGCCCGGCGCCCGCGGCCTGCCGGCGACGCGGTGGGTCGAGACGCGGCTGCCCTAG
- a CDS encoding hemolysin family protein, translating to MDLDTLLNIGLVVLFVLIGGVFAGTEMAIVSLRESQVRAIEAGSERGRRIAELVRNPNTFLSAVQIGVTLAGLFSSAYGASTIAPDLVPPLQSLGLSAGAASTVALIAMTLVIAYLSLVLGELVPKRLAMQKSVAFTKILAPPLNGLARLMRPVIWLLSVSTDAVVRLLGADPREKGESVSADEVRDMISSNTEIHEDSRRLLTDIFRADDRRVAEVMRPRHDVDFLRGELPVAEGYRAVLGAPHSRYPVVGESFDDVLGFVHVRDLMAAYPEESPRSVADITRPMLAVPGTTKVLSALRTMRQDGHQIAVVIDEYGGTDGIITLEDLLEELVGEIYDEYDGARQEGDAKAAENLLEIDGGMILEDLEDLLHVELPEGPYETVGGYILDRIGRVAVVGDSLVVGDHLLRIAETDRYRISRITLVPQPASAAPAAEEPGAAS from the coding sequence GTGGACTTAGACACCCTCCTCAACATCGGCCTCGTCGTGCTGTTCGTGCTCATCGGAGGCGTCTTCGCCGGCACCGAGATGGCCATCGTCAGCCTCCGCGAGAGCCAGGTCCGCGCGATCGAGGCCGGCAGCGAGCGCGGGCGCCGCATCGCCGAGCTGGTCCGCAACCCCAACACCTTCCTCTCGGCGGTGCAGATCGGCGTGACGCTCGCCGGCCTCTTCTCGTCGGCGTACGGCGCCTCGACGATCGCCCCCGACCTCGTGCCCCCGCTGCAGTCGCTCGGCCTCTCGGCCGGCGCCGCCTCGACCGTCGCGCTCATCGCGATGACGCTCGTCATCGCCTACCTGTCGCTCGTGCTCGGCGAGCTCGTGCCCAAGCGCCTCGCGATGCAGAAGTCGGTGGCGTTCACCAAGATCCTCGCCCCGCCGCTCAACGGGCTCGCGCGCCTCATGCGCCCGGTCATCTGGCTGCTGTCGGTGTCGACCGACGCCGTGGTGCGCCTCCTCGGGGCCGACCCCCGCGAGAAGGGCGAGAGCGTCTCGGCCGACGAGGTGCGCGACATGATCTCGAGCAACACCGAGATCCACGAGGACAGCCGCCGCCTGCTCACCGACATCTTCCGCGCCGACGACCGCCGCGTCGCCGAGGTGATGCGCCCGCGTCACGACGTCGACTTCCTCCGCGGCGAGCTGCCCGTGGCGGAGGGGTACCGCGCCGTCCTCGGGGCCCCGCACTCGCGCTACCCGGTCGTCGGCGAGAGCTTCGACGACGTGCTCGGCTTCGTGCACGTCCGCGACCTGATGGCCGCGTACCCGGAGGAGTCGCCCCGGTCCGTCGCCGACATCACCCGGCCGATGCTCGCCGTGCCCGGCACCACGAAGGTGCTCTCGGCGCTGCGCACCATGCGCCAGGACGGCCACCAGATCGCCGTCGTCATCGACGAGTACGGCGGGACCGACGGCATCATCACGCTCGAGGACCTGCTCGAGGAGCTCGTCGGCGAGATCTACGACGAGTACGACGGCGCCCGCCAGGAGGGCGACGCGAAGGCCGCCGAGAACCTCCTCGAGATCGACGGCGGCATGATCCTCGAGGACCTCGAGGATCTGCTCCACGTCGAGCTGCCGGAGGGGCCCTACGAGACCGTCGGCGGGTACATCCTCGACCGCATCGGCCGCGTCGCGGTGGTCGGCGACTCGCTCGTGGTCGGCGACCACCTGCTCCGCATCGCCGAGACCGACCGCTACCGGATCTCGCGCATCACCCTCGTGCCGCAGCCCGCGTCTGCCGCCCCTGCTGCGGAGGAGCCCGGGGCCGCTTCCTAG
- a CDS encoding alpha-amylase family protein, whose protein sequence is MRVTDTSDLWWRTAVFYNLDVETFMDWNDDGVGDLEGLAHRIDYLAELGVSCLWLAPFYTSPGRDNGYDISDFFGVDARYGHHGDVVEVVRTAHDRGMRVIVDLVVNHTSDQHPWFQAARSSPDSPYRDYYVWRDAPPADQPANVFPDAEDGVWFLDEEAGQYYLHNFYRHQPDLNTDNPAVRDEIAKLVGFWLQLGVDGFRVDAVPYLITPGAPDEHEWLRLLRRFVSRRSGEAVMLGEVNIGRDEQLAFFGGEDADELSMQFDFIGNQRLYLALARGEAAPLAEALASRPATSTGSQWANFVRNHDELTLDQLSDDERDEVFAAFAPEQSQRIHGRGIVRRLPPMVDGDPRRIRMIYSLLFSLPGAPVLYYGEEIGMGENASLPGRGGVRTPMQWSAAANGGFSRADASDLVAAVTEGGFSPEHVNAADQLRDPDSLLAHVKGLAWLYRRSPEIGWGEYTHLPADDPAVFAHRLSASTGTTVAVHNLGSAPSTVTLRLPDAPDGARLVDSLAGESLPVGPDGAVTLPLDAYGARWFRLVTDSSRRLV, encoded by the coding sequence ATGAGAGTCACCGACACCAGCGACCTGTGGTGGCGCACCGCCGTCTTCTACAACCTCGACGTCGAGACCTTCATGGACTGGAACGACGACGGCGTCGGCGACCTCGAGGGCCTCGCCCACCGCATCGACTACCTCGCCGAGCTCGGCGTCAGCTGCCTCTGGCTCGCGCCGTTCTACACGTCGCCGGGGCGCGACAACGGCTACGACATCAGCGACTTCTTCGGAGTCGACGCGCGCTACGGCCACCACGGCGACGTCGTCGAGGTCGTCCGCACCGCCCACGACCGCGGGATGCGCGTCATCGTCGACCTCGTCGTCAACCACACCAGCGACCAGCACCCCTGGTTCCAGGCAGCCCGCTCCTCCCCCGACAGCCCCTACCGCGACTACTACGTCTGGCGCGACGCGCCGCCGGCCGACCAGCCGGCCAACGTGTTCCCGGATGCGGAGGACGGCGTCTGGTTCCTCGACGAGGAGGCCGGCCAGTACTACCTGCACAACTTCTACCGCCACCAGCCCGACCTCAACACCGACAACCCGGCGGTGCGCGACGAGATCGCCAAGCTGGTCGGCTTCTGGCTGCAGCTCGGCGTCGACGGCTTCCGCGTCGACGCGGTGCCCTACCTGATCACTCCCGGCGCTCCCGACGAGCACGAGTGGCTGCGCCTGCTCCGCCGCTTCGTCTCGCGCCGCTCGGGCGAGGCGGTGATGCTCGGCGAGGTCAACATCGGCCGCGACGAGCAGCTCGCCTTCTTCGGCGGTGAGGACGCGGACGAGCTGTCGATGCAGTTCGACTTCATCGGCAACCAGCGCCTCTACCTGGCCCTCGCCCGCGGCGAGGCGGCGCCGCTCGCCGAGGCTCTCGCGAGTCGTCCCGCCACGTCGACCGGCAGCCAGTGGGCCAACTTCGTCCGCAACCACGACGAGCTCACCCTCGACCAGCTGTCCGACGACGAGCGCGACGAGGTCTTCGCGGCGTTCGCACCGGAGCAGTCCCAGCGGATCCACGGGCGCGGCATCGTCCGCCGCCTCCCGCCGATGGTCGACGGCGATCCGCGCCGCATCCGGATGATCTACAGCCTGCTGTTCTCGCTGCCGGGTGCGCCCGTCCTCTACTACGGCGAGGAGATCGGGATGGGCGAGAACGCCTCCCTCCCGGGGCGCGGCGGCGTGCGCACCCCGATGCAGTGGAGCGCGGCCGCGAACGGCGGCTTCTCGCGCGCCGACGCCTCCGACCTGGTCGCGGCGGTCACCGAGGGCGGCTTCTCGCCCGAGCACGTGAACGCGGCCGACCAGCTCCGCGACCCCGACTCGCTGCTCGCGCACGTGAAGGGTCTGGCCTGGCTGTACCGTCGCTCACCCGAGATCGGCTGGGGCGAGTACACCCACCTGCCGGCCGACGACCCGGCCGTCTTCGCGCACCGGCTGTCGGCCTCGACGGGGACCACTGTCGCCGTGCACAACCTCGGATCGGCTCCGAGCACGGTGACGCTCCGGCTCCCCGATGCGCCCGACGGCGCCCGCCTCGTCGACTCCCTCGCCGGCGAGTCGCTGCCCGTCGGCCCGGACGGCGCCGTGACCCTCCCCCTCGACGCCTACGGCGCCCGCTGGTTCCGCCTCGTGACCGACTCCTCCCGCCGCCTGGTCTGA